In the genome of Solibacillus silvestris, one region contains:
- a CDS encoding GNAT family acetyltransferase, giving the protein MELQSFNQSYQHLINEYQLVESQLKFTGHPRECLKLASNSRTPILAIVEGKLVTYFDLHQQEGVAPYSDNCNAILVRAFSTEVNEQGKGYAKQALQLLPAYVQKNFPHINEIVLAVNVANTAAQNLYKKCGFKDYGVRRQGPKGELIVMSFLF; this is encoded by the coding sequence ATGGAATTACAATCGTTTAATCAATCATATCAACATTTAATTAACGAATATCAATTAGTTGAAAGCCAGCTGAAATTTACAGGGCACCCACGTGAATGTTTAAAACTAGCAAGTAATAGTAGAACGCCTATATTAGCGATCGTTGAAGGGAAGCTTGTAACATATTTTGATTTACATCAGCAGGAAGGAGTAGCACCATATTCGGATAATTGTAATGCGATTTTAGTACGTGCTTTTTCAACAGAGGTTAATGAACAAGGGAAAGGCTATGCAAAACAGGCATTGCAGTTACTACCCGCATATGTACAAAAGAATTTCCCTCATATTAATGAAATCGTACTTGCTGTTAATGTTGCAAACACTGCTGCCCAAAATCTTTATAAGAAGTGTGGTTTTAAGGATTACGGTGTGCGCCGTCAAGGGCCTAAGGGTGAATTAATTGTGATGAGTTTCTTATTCTAA
- a CDS encoding 3' terminal RNA ribose 2'-O-methyltransferase Hen1, translating into MQLSIYTKNPHARAISHLLAKNPSTVYERKVKGHSVRFAYHKMTDDELYASIFVTPDSLALVKDNEAYDITHYINDREFAVSTIFLSLIRSALGTALNGKPKEEYIQYAAMDFPFTFEFGPISSSLSDEEIRGLWEPLGYDVTIDTMVDTRRARFLTLFNTISLKKALQQIFIIIPVMDDYKHYYIDEAERERLENYGVGWLETHPMREFIYKKALRFKQLLLNEENEQKVDKPSLNTRRYETIARTVTALKPKTVIDMGAGEGKLSMLLAQIDTITKLYSVDPSNHALAKMEKRFADQQFATTPIIKWGSLYYEDQEFAGADVFVLCEVIEHIDEERLPQIMQLITQNYMPQHLIITTPNAEYNTVYELKLMRHDDHRFEWDRKQFEAWCKAVAPNYDLHFEGIGTIHEQYGAPTQMCIMTRRDSHAI; encoded by the coding sequence ATGCAACTATCTATTTACACAAAAAATCCACATGCAAGAGCAATATCGCATTTACTTGCGAAAAACCCGTCAACCGTATATGAGCGCAAAGTAAAAGGGCATTCGGTTCGATTTGCTTATCATAAAATGACAGATGACGAATTATACGCTTCCATTTTTGTTACACCTGATTCATTGGCACTTGTAAAAGATAATGAAGCGTATGATATTACCCATTATATTAATGACCGGGAATTTGCTGTAAGTACCATTTTCTTATCTCTTATACGTTCGGCTTTAGGTACTGCGCTGAACGGAAAACCTAAGGAAGAATATATACAATATGCAGCGATGGACTTTCCGTTTACATTTGAGTTTGGCCCAATTTCATCGAGCCTTTCAGATGAGGAAATTCGTGGTTTATGGGAACCGCTAGGCTATGACGTGACAATTGATACAATGGTGGACACTAGACGTGCACGCTTCTTAACGCTTTTCAACACCATCAGTTTAAAGAAAGCCTTACAACAAATTTTTATTATAATCCCAGTCATGGATGACTATAAACATTATTATATTGATGAAGCAGAGCGTGAACGATTGGAAAACTACGGTGTGGGCTGGCTTGAAACTCATCCAATGCGTGAGTTTATTTACAAAAAAGCATTGCGCTTTAAGCAACTCTTATTAAATGAAGAGAATGAGCAAAAAGTTGACAAGCCATCTTTAAATACGCGTCGCTATGAGACCATTGCCCGGACAGTTACCGCTTTAAAGCCTAAAACAGTTATCGATATGGGGGCAGGAGAAGGGAAGTTATCGATGCTTCTTGCGCAAATCGATACGATTACAAAACTGTATAGTGTAGATCCTAGTAATCATGCACTTGCTAAAATGGAAAAGCGGTTCGCTGATCAGCAGTTTGCCACGACACCTATTATTAAATGGGGCTCACTTTATTATGAGGATCAAGAGTTTGCAGGAGCGGATGTATTTGTTTTATGCGAGGTGATTGAGCATATTGATGAGGAAAGACTGCCTCAGATTATGCAGCTCATTACGCAAAATTATATGCCTCAGCACTTAATTATTACCACTCCAAACGCGGAGTATAATACAGTTTACGAACTTAAGCTAATGCGCCATGATGATCATCGCTTTGAATGGGACCGCAAGCAGTTCGAGGCTTGGTGTAAAGCTGTAGCGCCAAACTATGACCTACATTTTGAAGGAATTGGTACTATACATGAGCAATACGGTGCTCCCACTCAAATGTGTATCATGACAAGGAGAGATTCACATGCAATTTAA